A window from Drosophila willistoni isolate 14030-0811.24 chromosome XR unlocalized genomic scaffold, UCI_dwil_1.1 Seg143, whole genome shotgun sequence encodes these proteins:
- the LOC6646411 gene encoding mRNA (2'-O-methyladenosine-N(6)-)-methyltransferase: MAANNNSSNIHNLVAGTVAMPPSVIASTGTPASAAPPVVATSSSSSQSAWEQLTASASNNIAPSPTAGAPIATGPILSGVDHSPIATTMNAGGSPVPSCSSPSTPTKSHTPSPLESMAHTPQGPPSHLGPGGFGEELTAELVNQGWRKFWSKRENRPYYWNKVTGESLWEMPGTRPFDPLTDPLGICHAGPGAPPMTPHQQQQQQQHHHHHHHHLKRRPSEDMHIHPHPHAQQQQQHHVGGGPPMKKFVLAGPWDLEVCTNAVIVERPPTLLPQPHPEIEALRAAFTMKLLKTYEDLCMRRENIKAPRDSFNRWLMERKVIDTGCDPLLPSHCLPEISSSMFREIMADIPIKIVKPKFTGDARKQLSRYAEAAKQIIESRSAPAESKKVVKWNVEDTFQWLRRTVGASYEDFQDRLAHLKRQCEPHLVETVKSSVETLCIKIYHLSADHARKIRERHIQLLKEHGIPEPTPPPPPPHLKKVWCYPIQFAVPSPRMPAIEYLQDRDHMIIKYTPTTMNQPDAQYINLTYLQKLEQLYRHNCFDDKKFDLFIGRVWCLLKRYQTFLGNALNSSQEAELTQAALPVPVFECLHRQFGVSFECFASPFNSYFRQYCSAFADTDAYFGSRGPFLDFKPVSGSFQVNPPHCEELIEACLSHIDKLLTDTMEPLSFIVFLPEWKSISKLEESMYKRRSMVVLGMAHEYRHGYQHMMQKSEVLIKCMQGTQVVWLQNSAGYARWGPNENRVEALREAFRPQRDRERERAAVAAAATAAAGPHAGGNQQQNTQSSLPASSVSATPVTSTALPNSTTINSSSSTIISNSSVGTMGNSTVIATSTANSTSAGSSPASTSSPLSPHTPTGQPPPQFPLTISNTTNCTNLVAASPTMSVQSDCSSPSSSTMSLSPAPASGGYPDGCSAATTAAVSITATASTSAAAAASSTFGQTGNSINSSATSQPVINSAV, translated from the exons ATGGCAGCTAACAACAACAGTAGCAATATACACAATTTGGTGGCGGGGACGGTAGCGATGCCACCATCCGTGATTGCCTCTACGGGAACACCAGCGTCAGCGGCTCCGCCAGTCGTTGCTACCAGCAGCAGCTCATCCCAGAGTGCCTGGGAGCAATTGACAGCTAGTGCCTCCAATAACATAGCTCCGTCACCGACAGCTGGAGCACCAATAGCCACTGGGCCTATTTTGAGTGGTGTGGATCATTCACCAATTGCAACCACTATGAATGCCGGCGGCTCTCCGGTGCCCAGTTGTTCGTCCCCCTCAACGCCAACTAAATCGCATACTCCCTCACCTTTAGAAAGCATGGCCCATACACCTCAGGGACCTCCAAGCCATCTCGGTCCAGGAGGTTTTGGTGAGGAACTTACTGCAGAGCTGGTTAATCAGGGATGGCGCAAGTTTTGGTCGAAGCGAGAGAATCGACCTTATTATTGGAACAAAGTGACAGGGGAGTCACTATGGGAAATGCCTGGAACACGCCCGTTTGATCCTCTGACAGATCCTCTAGGCATTTGCCATGCGGGACCGGGTGCACCGCCAATGACGccacaccaacaacaacaacaacagcaacaccatcatcatcaccatcatcatttAAAGCGTCGACCTTCGGAAGACATGCACATACATCCGCATCCGCATgcccagcagcaacaacaacatcacgTAGGCGGAGGTCCACCTATGAAAAAGTTTGTTTTGGCAGGACCGTGGGACCTGGAAGTTTGCACGAATGCAGTAATAGTAGAGCGTCCCCCGACGCTTCTACCACAGCCGCATCCTGAAATTGAGGCCTTAAGAGCTGCCTTTACCATGAAACTACTAAAAACCTACGAGGATCTGTGCATGCGTCGTGAGAATATTAAAGCTCCACGAGATTCCTTTAATCGCTGGCTAATGGAACGCAAGGTCATCGATACGGGATGTGATCCGTTGTTGCCCAGCCATTGCCTGCCCGAAATCTCCAGCTCGATGTTCAGGGAGATCATGGCGGATATACCCATTAAGATTGTCAAACCGAAATTCACTGGAGATGCCCGCAAGCAGCTGTCCCGTTATGCAGAGGCGGCCAAACAAATAATTGAATCACGATCGGCTCCTGCGGAATCCAAGAAAGTAGTCAAATGGAATGTGGAGGACACATTCCAATGGCTGAGACGAACTGTTGGAGCCAGTTACGAGGATTTCCAAGATCGCCTTGCCCATCTCAAGCGACAATGTGAACCTCATTTGGTAGAAACGGTCAAAAGCAGTGTGGAAACATTATGCATCAAGATCTATCATCTATCGGCAGATCATGCGCGAAAAATACGCGAACGACATATCCAATTGCTAAAAGAGCATGGCATACCAGAGCCgacgccgccgccaccaccgccGCATTTGAAGAAAGTCTGGTGTTATCCCATACAATTTGCTGTCCCATCGCCACGCATGCCGGCAATTGAGTATTTGCAGGATCGCGATCACATGATAATCAAATATACACCAACCACTATGAATCAACCAGATGCCCAGTATATCAATCTAACCTATTTACAAAAGCTCGAGCAATTGTATAGACATAATTGTTTTGATgataaaaaatttgatttgttcATCGGACGTGTTTGGTGCCTATTAAAAAGATATCAAACATTCTTAGGGAATGCTCTTAACTCCTCCCAGGAAGCGGAGCTTACACAGGCAGCGTTACCGGTTCCCGTTTTCGAGTGTCTTCATAGGCAATTTGGTGTCAGCTTTGAATGCTTTGCCTCACCATTTAATTCATATTTTCGGCAATATTGTTCGGCATTCGCCGATACGGATGCTTATTTTGGTTCTCGTGG ACCATTTCTGGACTTTAAGCCTGTATCTGGTTCCTTTCAAGTAAATCCACCGCATTGTGAAGAGCTAATTGAAGCCTGCCTATCTCATATTGACAAATTGCTAACTGATACTATGGAACCACTTAG CTTTATTGTATTCCTGCCCGAGTGGAAGAGCATCTCTAAATTGGAAGAGAGCATGTACAAGCGACGTTCGATGGTTGTGCTTGGAATGGCCCATGAGTACCGACACGGCTATCAGCATATGATGCAAAA ATCTGAGGTCCTAATCAAATGCATGCAAGGCACACAAGTGGTTTGGCTGCAAAATAGTGCTGGCTATGCACGGTGGGGTCCCAATGAGAATCGGGTGGAGGCTTTGCGAGAAGCCTTCCGACCGCAAAGGGATCGTGAACGTGAAAGGGCCGCTGTTGCAGCAGCTGCCACTGCCGCGGCTGGACCGCATGCTGGGGgcaaccagcagcaaaacACCCAATCATCTTTACCGGCATCTTCAGTGTCTGCGACACCAGTTACGTCAACAGCCCTACCCAACTCTACCACTattaacagcagcagcagcactatCATAAGCAATTCTTCTGTGGGCACAATGGGAAATTCCACTGTTATAGCCACATCAACAGCTAATTCCACCAGTGCCGGCAGCAGTCCAGCCTCCACATCATCGCCTTTATCTCCCCATACACCGACTGGGCAGCCACCGCCACAGTTTCCTCTTACCATTAGCAATACCACAAACTGTACGAATCTAGTGGCTGCCTCACCGACCATGAGTGTACAGAGTGATTGTTCGTCGCCCTCATCATCGACCATGTCCTTGTCACCGGCACCAGCATCTGGTGGCTATCCAGATGGATGTTCAGCGGCCACCACAGCGGCTGTAAGCATAACAGCAACGGCAAGCACGTCAGCTGCGGCAGCAGCGTCGTCGACCTTCGGTCAAACGGGAAATAGCATTAACAGCTCCGCCACCAGCCAGCCGGTGATAAATTCAGCGGTATAA
- the LOC6646410 gene encoding peroxisomal membrane protein PEX14, with protein MTSNNTDTGDTTILATTTTTRTTTSSLQDQDKLEPEPPRESLITTAVSFLQNTKVRHTTLIQKQQFLQSKGLTAHEIQLACERAGVFTQDPSNPNTVIQIGSQLQTVQHQTTILGRIRDILHSAALFGGVIYAVYLFWKKYLAPFLFGQSSKKKKPVDEALDEIDKKVDLCTTELNKEINLVKEMLTCQQKEQAQQLNREFHNFRSDLDAIKGLLLNRKQFASPVAPLATVPSIPAWQLTSSPHHHRHSQSDDNEKADDAGSGSGSSETEVVTKNSDSSLEIM; from the exons ATGACTAGCAATAATACGGACACGGGTGATACAACCATACTAGCCACTACCACCACCACAAGAACAACAACCTCATCTCTACAAGATCAGGATAAGTTGGAGCCAGAACCACCGCGGGAATCCTTG ATAACCACCGCTGTTAGCTTTCTACAAAATACCAAAGTACGACACACGACCCTCATCCAAAAGCAACAATTTCTACAGTCCAAAGGTCTCACGGCCCATGAAATACAATTGGCATGCGAGCGAGCCGGTGTTTTCACACAAGATCCAAGTAATCCCAATACTGTAATTCAAATCGGTTCACAGCTACAGACAGTGCAACACCAGACCACAATATTGGGCAGGATACGCGATATTTTGCATTCGGCAGCCCTTTTTGGTGGTGTTATCTATGccgtttatttattttggaaG AAATATTTGGCACCATTTTTATTCGGCCAAAGCagcaagaaaaagaaacccgTGGATGAAGCACTCGATGAGATTGACAAAAAAGTGGATTTATGTACCACAGAGCTCAACAAGGAAATCAATTTGGTGAAGGAAATGCTTACATGCCAGCAGAAGGAACAGGCACAGCAATTAAATCGAGAATTCCACAATTTTCGCAGCGATTTAGATGCCATTAAGGGTTTGCTATTAAATCGCAAACAATTTGCCTCTCCAGTGGCACCTTTGGCGACAGTTCCATCGATACCTGCTTGGCAATTAACCAGCTCTccacatcatcatcgtcatagTCAATCAGATGATAATGAAAAGGCCGATGATGCAGGCTCCGGTTCCGGCTCATCCGAAACTGAAGTTGTGACCAAGAATAGTGATTCCAGTTTAGAAATCATGTAG